From one Asterias amurensis chromosome 10, ASM3211899v1 genomic stretch:
- the LOC139943311 gene encoding uncharacterized protein produces the protein MSSQAYKPLHNVCDDGVESAEMLFQSFPGQTSLSIPSFPPADTTIITSSTQPKDYQIFAIFVTLFCCLPLGILGIFKSSEVRRRAAMGDTFGAHQASYRTKSFLYAGLGVGLLVWVCSATAFVVFVVKVFGDYTFSEEAVRYEFVTVVVPIGK, from the exons ATGTCGTCCC AAGCTTACAAACCTCTTCATAATGTCTGCGACGATGGAGTGGAAAGTGCAGAGATGTTGTTTCAGTCATTTCCAGGGCAGACGTCATTATCA ATTCCGTCATTCCCACCAGCCGATACCACTATCATTACCTCCAGTACCCAACCTAAGGACTACCAGATTTTTGCCATCTTCGTCACTCTCTTCTGCTGTCTCCCGCTGGGGATCCTGGGGATTTTCAAGTCTAGTGAG GTAAGAAGACGAGCTGCCATGGGTGACACCTTTGGTGCCCACCAGGCCAGCTATCGTACCAAGAGCTTCCTCTACGCCGGTCTGGGCGTTGGGCTCCTAGTCTGGGTTTGCAGCGCCACCGCATTCGTCGTTTTTGTCGTCAAGGTCTTCGGAGACTACACATTCTCTGAGGAGGCCGTCAGGTACGAGTTTGTGACTGTAGTGGTTCCTATCGGCAAATGA